From Streptomyces sp. NBC_00775, one genomic window encodes:
- a CDS encoding ATP-binding protein, translating into MQGDIRAQEAVTVRTFTQLFSCTPRGARLARRLVEHRMDAWGFAYDGNASLDVALVVAELAANAVLHGRVRGRDFRVRLVLRDGLVRVEVADGRTDRLPVLRASADEGGRGLLLVAATAERWGVEPRTGAPYKVVWAEVRVEC; encoded by the coding sequence ATGCAAGGAGACATCCGGGCCCAAGAAGCCGTCACCGTACGTACGTTCACGCAGCTCTTCAGCTGCACCCCGCGAGGGGCCCGGCTCGCGCGGCGGCTCGTCGAGCATCGGATGGACGCGTGGGGGTTCGCGTACGACGGGAACGCGAGCCTCGACGTGGCGCTCGTCGTCGCCGAGCTCGCCGCGAACGCCGTGCTGCACGGGCGGGTGCGTGGGCGCGACTTCCGCGTACGGCTGGTGCTGCGCGACGGGCTCGTACGTGTGGAGGTGGCCGACGGGCGGACGGACCGGCTGCCCGTGCTGCGGGCGTCGGCCGACGAGGGCGGCCGCGGGCTGCTGCTCGTCGCGGCGACTGCCGAGCGGTGGGGCGTGGAGCCTCGGACGGGCGCGCCGTACAAGGTCGTCTGGGCGGAGGTCCGGGTCGAGTGCTGA
- a CDS encoding endo-1,4-beta-xylanase, producing the protein MPHSPAHRRRRRLRPLPLVAAGVLVAAAAVALPQLTPDASAATTLRGYADGRGVKIGAAVGDTPLTSDSAYTSVLDREFNSVTAENAMKWDAVEPTRGSFNWAAADRLVAHASAHNQGVRGHTLAWYAQLPSWLKNGNFSASELNSILKSHIDTEVGRYKGKVYAWDVVNEAFNDDGSMRGSLWQDKLGTGYIANALKWAHAADPAAKLYINDYSIEADNAKSDALYALAKQLLADGVPLNGIGFQSHFVVGQVPSTMKANLKRFSDLGLEVSVTELDIRIPLPASSAELAQQSADYKTASENCLGVPRCAGVTVWGVSDKYSWIPGTFSGYGAALPYDENYAAKPAYTGLSNGVNPNA; encoded by the coding sequence GTGCCGCACTCACCCGCACACCGGCGTCGCCGTCGCCTCCGTCCCCTCCCCCTCGTCGCCGCCGGCGTGCTCGTCGCCGCGGCGGCCGTCGCGTTGCCACAGCTCACGCCCGACGCCAGCGCCGCCACCACGTTGCGCGGGTACGCGGACGGGCGTGGCGTGAAGATCGGCGCGGCAGTCGGGGACACACCGCTCACCTCCGATTCCGCGTACACGAGCGTGCTGGACCGGGAGTTCAACTCGGTGACCGCCGAGAACGCGATGAAGTGGGATGCCGTCGAGCCGACCCGCGGATCCTTCAACTGGGCCGCCGCCGACCGGCTCGTCGCCCATGCGAGCGCGCACAACCAAGGAGTACGGGGGCACACGCTCGCCTGGTACGCCCAGTTGCCGTCCTGGCTGAAGAACGGGAACTTCTCCGCGTCCGAGCTCAACTCGATCCTCAAGAGCCACATCGACACCGAGGTCGGGCGCTACAAGGGCAAGGTGTACGCCTGGGACGTCGTCAACGAGGCGTTCAACGACGATGGTTCGATGCGCGGTTCGCTGTGGCAGGACAAGCTCGGGACCGGGTACATCGCGAACGCCCTGAAGTGGGCGCACGCCGCCGATCCCGCCGCCAAGCTGTACATCAACGACTACAGCATCGAGGCGGACAACGCGAAGAGCGACGCCCTGTACGCCCTCGCCAAGCAACTTCTCGCGGACGGCGTGCCGTTGAACGGGATCGGCTTCCAGTCGCACTTCGTGGTCGGGCAGGTGCCGTCCACCATGAAGGCGAACCTGAAGCGGTTCTCCGACCTCGGCCTCGAAGTCTCCGTCACCGAGCTCGACATCCGCATCCCGCTCCCCGCCTCCTCCGCCGAACTCGCCCAGCAGTCCGCCGACTACAAGACGGCCAGCGAGAACTGCCTCGGCGTCCCGCGCTGCGCGGGCGTCACCGTGTGGGGCGTCAGCGACAAGTACTCATGGATTCCGGGCACTTTCAGCGGATACGGTGCCGCCCTCCCGTACGACGAGAACTACGCGGCGAAGCCCGCCTACACGGGCCTGTCGAACGGGGTCAATCCGAACGCGTAG
- a CDS encoding TetR/AcrR family transcriptional regulator: protein MARVGLTTERVVEAAADLADEVGFENVTVSALARHFGVKDASLYSHVKNVQDLRSRIGLLAAGEMIDRIATAVAGRAGKDALVAFAGAYREYALERPGRYRATHTQQDPAVIAGSTTYLRTAEVTYGMLRAYGLSEPDLTDAVRLLRSTFHGYCNLEAIGGFGAPRDVQRSWERALDALHVALENWPPTKEDDKDDADE from the coding sequence ATGGCTCGCGTCGGGCTCACGACCGAACGTGTCGTGGAAGCCGCGGCCGATCTCGCGGACGAGGTCGGGTTCGAGAACGTGACCGTGTCCGCGTTGGCACGGCACTTCGGGGTGAAGGACGCGAGCCTGTACTCGCACGTCAAGAACGTGCAGGACCTGCGTTCGCGGATCGGGCTGCTCGCGGCCGGCGAGATGATCGACCGGATCGCCACGGCCGTGGCGGGGCGCGCGGGCAAGGACGCGCTCGTCGCCTTCGCGGGCGCCTACCGGGAGTACGCCCTGGAGCGGCCCGGCCGCTACCGCGCCACGCACACACAGCAGGACCCCGCCGTGATCGCCGGGTCCACGACGTACCTCCGCACGGCCGAGGTCACGTACGGCATGCTGCGCGCCTACGGGCTGTCCGAGCCCGACCTCACCGACGCGGTACGCCTGCTGCGCAGCACCTTCCACGGCTACTGCAACCTCGAAGCGATCGGCGGATTCGGCGCCCCCCGTGACGTACAGAGGTCCTGGGAGCGCGCGCTGGACGCCCTGCACGTGGCGCTGGAGAACTGGCCGCCGACGAAGGAAGACGATAAGGACGACGCTGATGAGTGA
- a CDS encoding tetratricopeptide repeat protein, which yields MSTDDSSSPTSPPFSVPFDGLWRDGRRARLTVSPSVLWLRIRSVWNAYWYSGTDVLGSGLDAIVEACEHALEFDRESNHPVLHGALESVRAMRWLADEPLDTPPSPNLAPGYADLTPDDQLGAMVLLHHGHTDEAVRLLQSMAKSRPDGTTAYLLALAVHRAGNPRQAYLHALASFEASPGCEHPARLCAELAGDVGEEVVAARAWAALGDLHLSSGDTEAALRDYAQALTMDPELSRLYVPLAELIPAAVSQPLADTWMGTLTDRTDHLDVQLAAAELAARSGRDDDALATVERVLRTEGNEPGVLFAAAQILLAAGHAEEALNAALSLRDRVPEDPRVTVLTGLAEHGLWRWADAEEALRAAHERLPDEPVVVRDLAIVLCEQGRFPEAEPLLDRAVELVPDDMTNVWVRAQARRRVADFAGAKADLDTVIDSGIRFHRLEGELGLTLFGLGEHEAALDHLAAATRDAPRWVEAWVRLGDVQSIRRNSTSEAVESYRKALRVDPFAEEALIALADMAMTARDEELLNEVVKYLREAVDRTSPVVRFRLGVVLSSLGDSEGARREVRRLLLHKPSTPEDYQMLAFALVVDGRPEDAVTVMERALALAPDDVRLHDIMGWALLIAGRPRDAEVHMVIAAEPAEGVVATAETHARLGAVRLELGKFAQAEESLRTTVEMDPDAIAARINLAEALDQQGRMEAALDELDEAVRRADESGIDRAQAHSARGFHLKNRDRLAECVGELEYALELDPEMLWARSQLCDAYQSLGRADDAFDQAERVLAEVADDAPARFVRGSVRLGRGEVEGGEADLRVAAEARPRLIGALRLLRDTLLDTDRADEAVELVRAAAEDEEATAGLVALYSETERLVGRPTEAIGVIEQTLWRWPEDIELRSALGWAQWESGRQEEALHNLSQLAWEVPEDPYTQADLGALQARAGHYAESIEAFRRATDLDPMDPWIWTLYCEVLVEIGAWTHAAEAGRMALAGRTAMAEAADALGSALENGSESLWQEALAAFELALRLKPADADAKKGQANVLYALGRRDEARAAYEKALSRYEGSSTRYEWNRGWCQYRLGRFDEAGASLRSALANGESTPSGILFDIALVALASQNDDEAEVAHRRAIRLLDQEPEARRCGLVDVAMVDLRVESEHLSATGKRLLGRLVELRSGLTWGDELAALLGAGPDVTSPSLGDSALRLGGDRK from the coding sequence ATGAGTACCGACGACAGCAGTAGCCCGACTTCCCCGCCGTTCTCCGTCCCCTTCGACGGGCTCTGGCGCGATGGGCGCCGGGCCAGGCTGACCGTCTCGCCGAGCGTCCTGTGGCTGCGGATCCGGTCGGTGTGGAACGCGTACTGGTATTCCGGTACGGACGTTCTCGGCAGCGGGCTCGACGCCATCGTCGAGGCATGCGAGCACGCGCTGGAGTTCGACCGCGAGAGCAACCACCCGGTGCTGCACGGTGCTCTGGAAAGCGTACGAGCCATGCGGTGGCTGGCCGACGAGCCGCTGGACACACCGCCGTCACCGAACTTGGCGCCCGGATACGCCGACCTCACCCCGGACGATCAGCTCGGCGCGATGGTGCTGCTCCACCACGGCCATACCGATGAGGCGGTCAGACTGCTCCAGTCCATGGCGAAGTCCCGCCCGGACGGCACGACCGCCTACCTCCTGGCCCTCGCCGTCCACCGGGCCGGGAACCCGCGACAGGCGTACCTGCATGCGCTGGCCTCCTTCGAGGCTTCCCCGGGCTGTGAACATCCGGCCAGGCTTTGCGCGGAGTTGGCGGGGGACGTCGGTGAGGAAGTGGTCGCGGCCCGGGCCTGGGCCGCTCTCGGCGACCTCCACCTCTCCTCGGGGGACACCGAGGCCGCCTTACGCGATTACGCCCAGGCGTTGACGATGGATCCGGAACTGAGCCGTCTGTACGTGCCGCTGGCCGAGCTGATTCCCGCGGCGGTGAGCCAGCCTCTGGCGGATACGTGGATGGGTACCCTCACGGACCGGACGGACCACCTCGACGTCCAGCTCGCGGCCGCCGAGCTGGCTGCTCGCAGTGGCCGCGACGACGACGCGCTGGCGACGGTGGAACGTGTGCTGCGTACCGAAGGGAACGAGCCGGGAGTCCTGTTCGCGGCGGCCCAGATCCTGCTCGCCGCCGGGCACGCCGAGGAGGCTTTGAACGCTGCTCTGTCCCTGCGCGACCGCGTGCCCGAGGACCCTCGCGTCACGGTGCTCACGGGCCTCGCCGAACACGGACTCTGGCGTTGGGCCGACGCCGAGGAGGCGCTGCGAGCGGCGCACGAGCGGCTGCCCGACGAGCCTGTGGTCGTGCGGGACTTGGCCATCGTGCTGTGCGAACAGGGGCGTTTCCCCGAGGCAGAACCGCTGCTGGACCGGGCGGTCGAGCTGGTTCCCGACGACATGACGAACGTGTGGGTGCGTGCCCAGGCGCGCCGCCGTGTCGCCGACTTCGCGGGCGCCAAGGCGGACCTCGACACCGTCATCGACTCGGGAATCCGGTTCCACCGGCTGGAAGGAGAGCTCGGGCTGACGCTGTTCGGGCTGGGCGAGCACGAAGCCGCGCTGGACCACCTCGCCGCCGCCACGCGCGACGCGCCACGGTGGGTGGAGGCGTGGGTGCGTCTGGGGGACGTCCAGTCCATCCGGAGGAATTCGACGAGCGAAGCCGTGGAGTCCTACCGGAAGGCGCTGCGCGTCGATCCCTTCGCGGAAGAGGCGCTGATCGCCCTCGCGGACATGGCGATGACCGCGAGAGACGAGGAGCTGCTGAACGAGGTCGTCAAGTACCTGCGGGAGGCCGTGGACCGGACATCACCCGTCGTCCGCTTCCGTCTCGGGGTCGTCCTGTCGTCGCTCGGGGACAGCGAGGGCGCGCGGCGGGAGGTGCGGCGCCTGCTCCTGCACAAGCCGAGCACACCGGAGGATTACCAGATGCTGGCGTTCGCACTTGTCGTGGACGGGAGGCCCGAGGACGCCGTCACCGTGATGGAACGGGCCCTGGCACTTGCTCCCGACGACGTCAGGCTGCACGACATCATGGGCTGGGCCCTGCTGATCGCGGGACGGCCCCGCGACGCCGAGGTCCATATGGTCATCGCGGCCGAACCCGCTGAGGGCGTGGTCGCGACGGCGGAGACCCACGCCCGGCTGGGTGCCGTACGACTGGAGCTCGGGAAGTTCGCCCAGGCCGAGGAGTCGCTGCGCACCACGGTCGAGATGGACCCCGACGCCATCGCGGCACGTATCAACCTGGCCGAAGCCCTGGACCAGCAGGGCCGGATGGAGGCCGCTCTCGACGAGCTGGACGAGGCGGTGCGCAGGGCGGACGAGTCGGGCATCGACCGAGCTCAGGCGCACAGCGCCCGCGGATTCCACTTGAAGAACCGCGACCGTCTCGCCGAGTGTGTGGGGGAGTTGGAGTACGCCCTGGAGCTGGACCCGGAGATGCTCTGGGCACGTTCGCAGCTGTGCGACGCGTATCAGTCCCTCGGCAGGGCGGACGATGCCTTCGACCAGGCGGAGCGGGTCCTGGCCGAAGTGGCCGACGACGCGCCGGCACGTTTCGTACGCGGCTCGGTCCGGCTCGGCCGAGGTGAGGTGGAGGGCGGGGAGGCGGATCTGCGGGTGGCGGCAGAGGCGCGGCCTCGGCTGATCGGCGCGCTCCGGCTGTTGCGCGACACCTTGCTGGACACCGACCGTGCCGATGAGGCAGTGGAGCTGGTGCGCGCCGCCGCGGAGGACGAGGAGGCCACCGCGGGCCTCGTCGCGCTCTACAGCGAGACCGAGCGTCTGGTCGGGCGGCCGACGGAGGCGATCGGCGTCATCGAGCAGACACTGTGGCGCTGGCCCGAGGACATCGAACTGCGCAGCGCGCTGGGCTGGGCGCAGTGGGAGTCGGGGAGGCAGGAGGAGGCCCTGCACAATCTTTCCCAGCTCGCGTGGGAGGTCCCGGAGGACCCTTACACACAGGCCGACTTGGGCGCCTTGCAGGCACGAGCGGGTCACTACGCGGAGAGCATCGAGGCGTTCCGCCGCGCGACGGATCTGGACCCCATGGACCCGTGGATCTGGACGCTGTACTGCGAGGTCCTGGTAGAGATCGGTGCGTGGACGCACGCCGCTGAGGCCGGCCGCATGGCACTGGCGGGCCGCACCGCCATGGCGGAGGCGGCCGACGCGCTGGGCAGCGCGCTCGAGAACGGGTCGGAGTCGCTGTGGCAGGAGGCCCTCGCCGCCTTCGAGCTGGCGCTCAGGCTCAAACCGGCCGACGCCGACGCCAAGAAGGGACAGGCGAATGTCCTGTACGCCCTGGGCAGGCGCGATGAAGCGCGTGCGGCGTACGAAAAGGCCCTGAGCCGCTACGAGGGATCCTCCACCCGCTACGAATGGAACAGGGGATGGTGTCAGTACAGGCTGGGGCGGTTCGACGAAGCGGGAGCGTCACTGCGCTCGGCTCTGGCCAACGGCGAGTCCACCCCTTCCGGAATCCTGTTCGATATCGCCCTGGTGGCTCTGGCCTCGCAGAACGACGACGAGGCGGAGGTCGCCCACCGGCGCGCCATACGCCTGCTGGACCAGGAGCCCGAAGCGCGCCGCTGTGGTCTGGTCGACGTGGCCATGGTGGATCTGCGGGTGGAGTCGGAGCACTTGAGCGCCACGGGGAAGCGATTGCTCGGGCGCCTTGTCGAGCTGCGATCCGGTCTCACCTGGGGGGATGAACTGGCGGCACTCCTTGGCGCCGGACCGGACGTCACCTCTCCAAGCCTCGGCGATTCAGCGCTGCGTCTGGGGGGTGACCGCAAGTAG
- a CDS encoding isocitrate lyase/PEP mutase family protein has translation MTPFAALHHADTPLLLPNAWDHASAALLAAQGFEAIGTTSLGVAAPAGLPDGAAATRDLTLSLTRLLGAGSYLLSVDAEDGFAQDPDEVAELARALADAGAVGINLEDGLGSIALHAAKIAAVKAAAPDLFVNARTDTHWLGDGDKDERETLRRLDAYQQSGADGVFVPGLTDPVRISALLKTLDVPLNILYSPSGPTVAHLGDLGVRRVSLGSLLYRRALGAVLEAVADIRGGRSPQGAVPSYDEVQALSSPERS, from the coding sequence ATGACCCCCTTCGCCGCGCTCCACCACGCCGACACCCCCCTCCTCCTGCCCAACGCCTGGGACCACGCCTCCGCGGCGCTTCTCGCCGCCCAGGGCTTCGAGGCGATCGGCACGACGAGTCTGGGCGTGGCCGCGCCCGCCGGTCTGCCGGACGGCGCGGCGGCGACCAGGGACCTTACGCTGAGCCTCACCCGGCTCCTCGGCGCCGGCTCGTACCTGCTGTCGGTGGACGCGGAGGACGGCTTCGCCCAAGATCCGGACGAGGTAGCCGAGTTGGCGCGCGCACTGGCCGACGCCGGGGCCGTCGGCATCAACCTGGAGGACGGCCTCGGCTCCATCGCCCTGCACGCCGCGAAGATCGCCGCCGTGAAGGCCGCCGCGCCGGACCTCTTCGTCAACGCCCGCACCGACACGCACTGGCTGGGCGACGGCGACAAGGACGAGCGGGAGACGCTCCGCCGCCTCGACGCCTACCAACAGTCGGGCGCCGACGGCGTGTTCGTCCCAGGCCTGACCGACCCGGTCCGGATCTCCGCCCTGTTGAAGACCCTCGACGTCCCGCTCAACATCCTCTACTCACCCTCAGGACCGACCGTCGCCCACCTCGGCGACCTGGGCGTACGCAGGGTCAGCCTCGGCTCGCTGCTCTACCGGCGGGCGCTCGGCGCGGTTCTGGAGGCGGTGGCGGACATCCGGGGCGGGCGGTCGCCCCAGGGCGCCGTGCCGTCGTACGACGAGGTGCAGGCGCTGAGTTCTCCCGAGCGGAGCTGA
- a CDS encoding DUF397 domain-containing protein, producing the protein MSTSTTELAWFKSSYSGSEGDDCVEVALSWRKSTYSSGSEGDCVEVATCPTTIHIRDSKNTRGPQLTLSPTAWSDFVEFAAHNRS; encoded by the coding sequence ATGAGCACGAGCACGACCGAACTTGCCTGGTTCAAGAGCAGCTACAGCGGCTCGGAAGGCGACGACTGCGTCGAAGTCGCCCTCTCCTGGCGCAAGTCGACCTACAGCAGCGGCAGCGAGGGTGACTGTGTCGAAGTCGCCACCTGCCCCACCACCATCCACATCCGCGACTCCAAGAACACCCGCGGCCCCCAGCTCACCCTCTCCCCCACCGCCTGGTCGGACTTCGTGGAATTCGCCGCGCACAACCGAAGCTGA
- a CDS encoding helix-turn-helix domain-containing protein, whose amino-acid sequence MNDDGAAGVLGALHVRRATVGQLQTAASSILAPLAVTAPGVDGFHADIDAAAVGRAAVARIRGSAHLVARTPRAITSTDPELLKVTLHRSAWPAAADQGGLQSRAHGGDFVVFDMTRPYRLAVPDGCDVMAVGISRTELGRHADTVARQAARRLPADAGAQAVLSAFLLGLGRHLDELTGPAQAHVGDALVSLLIAAFTDSAPGRMDTETDLVDRIRVYTLANISEPSLCVDSVAAAHGISARRLHRLFHRTGTPFAAWLREERLERIRRDLLDPAHDGRTAAAVAARWGIHDPRHLARALKAHYGQSARDLRHGRREPGRPS is encoded by the coding sequence ATGAACGACGACGGTGCGGCAGGTGTCTTAGGCGCGTTACACGTACGCCGAGCCACCGTGGGCCAACTCCAGACCGCCGCTTCCTCGATCCTCGCGCCGCTCGCGGTGACCGCTCCGGGGGTCGACGGCTTTCACGCCGACATCGACGCGGCGGCGGTGGGGCGTGCGGCCGTGGCGCGGATCCGGGGCTCGGCGCATCTGGTCGCGCGGACACCCCGGGCGATCACGTCCACCGATCCCGAGCTGCTGAAGGTGACGCTGCACCGGTCGGCCTGGCCCGCCGCCGCGGACCAGGGCGGACTGCAATCCCGGGCGCACGGCGGGGACTTCGTGGTGTTCGACATGACGCGGCCGTACCGGCTCGCGGTCCCCGACGGCTGCGACGTGATGGCCGTCGGCATCTCGCGCACCGAGCTGGGCCGCCACGCCGACACCGTGGCCCGGCAGGCGGCCCGGCGGCTGCCGGCCGACGCGGGGGCGCAGGCGGTGCTCTCCGCGTTCCTGCTGGGCCTCGGCCGGCACCTCGACGAACTGACGGGACCGGCGCAGGCGCATGTCGGTGACGCACTGGTGTCCCTACTGATCGCGGCGTTCACGGATTCCGCCCCCGGCAGGATGGACACGGAGACGGACCTCGTGGACCGCATCCGTGTCTACACCCTGGCGAACATCTCCGAACCGTCCCTGTGCGTCGACTCGGTCGCCGCCGCGCACGGCATCTCGGCACGTCGGCTGCACCGCCTGTTCCACCGCACCGGCACCCCCTTCGCGGCCTGGCTCCGCGAGGAACGCCTCGAACGCATCCGCCGCGACCTGCTCGACCCCGCCCACGACGGCCGTACGGCGGCGGCGGTGGCCGCGCGCTGGGGCATCCACGACCCACGGCACCTCGCCCGCGCGCTCAAGGCGCACTACGGCCAGTCGGCGCGCGACCTGAGGCACGGGCGAAGGGAGCCGGGGCGTCCGTCGTGA
- a CDS encoding helix-turn-helix domain-containing protein: protein MTNSTTNEPEPSDSLKTFGAVQKAFRKRAGLTQEEFAPLVRFQPSTVASIEQGRRLPPRVYIERAEEVLDAFGALWAAAKYLGRQPGLASWFRKWADLEEVAISLYTYECRLIPGLLQTDAYARAVMWSVPLRPTDEQVEQRVAARLARQELLSTSRERPTVFSFIIEQAILERHTGGEEVTRDLIDHLLDVNERHWNVEIQLMPLRQPVHAGLDGPMHLLETPENEWFAYAEGQKTGHLISDRKAISVLQQRYAKMRSQALTPGDTASLLQQMRGAL, encoded by the coding sequence ATGACCAACAGCACCACGAATGAGCCCGAGCCGTCGGACAGCCTGAAGACGTTCGGGGCCGTTCAGAAGGCCTTCCGCAAGCGGGCGGGTCTGACACAGGAGGAGTTCGCACCCTTGGTGCGGTTCCAGCCGTCGACAGTGGCGTCGATCGAGCAGGGCAGGCGACTGCCGCCGCGGGTCTACATCGAGCGGGCGGAGGAGGTACTGGACGCCTTCGGTGCCCTGTGGGCGGCCGCCAAGTACCTCGGCCGACAACCCGGGTTGGCGTCCTGGTTCCGGAAGTGGGCGGACCTGGAGGAAGTGGCGATCAGCCTGTACACCTACGAATGCCGGTTGATTCCGGGCCTGTTGCAAACGGATGCGTACGCGCGAGCGGTGATGTGGAGCGTGCCGCTGCGGCCGACCGACGAGCAGGTCGAGCAGCGCGTGGCCGCCCGGCTCGCACGGCAGGAGCTGCTCAGCACGAGCCGGGAGCGGCCCACGGTGTTCAGCTTCATCATCGAACAGGCCATCCTGGAGCGGCACACCGGCGGCGAGGAGGTCACCCGGGATCTGATCGACCACCTGCTGGACGTGAACGAGCGACATTGGAACGTCGAGATCCAGCTGATGCCGCTGCGGCAACCCGTGCACGCGGGCCTCGACGGCCCCATGCACTTGCTGGAGACCCCGGAGAACGAGTGGTTCGCGTACGCCGAGGGCCAGAAGACCGGCCACCTGATCAGTGACCGTAAAGCGATCAGCGTGCTCCAACAGCGGTATGCCAAGATGCGCTCACAGGCTCTCACCCCAGGGGACACGGCGAGCCTGCTCCAGCAAATGCGAGGGGCGCTATGA
- a CDS encoding alpha/beta fold hydrolase, translated as MSDHLPYAYDVRGSGPVLLVIPGGAGHPMGLEAVTTRLAERFTVVTYDPLGLSRGPLDEPVGDQRVEAWSDNAHQLLEAVLPDGESAYVFGTSSGGIVALDLLARHPERLRRVVAHEPPTVEVLPDAARQRAMVGEVDTICRTEGVGPAMARLNAGLEYRTWTPPTPSPRPADADTGTGTPMGIFLAHVLRPFATHTPDLDTLKRQSSRLTLGAGHDSRHQLPHRTAVSLAEHSGADLIEFPGGHLGCLEHPVEFAERLARALLAVTPQTQR; from the coding sequence ATGAGTGACCATCTGCCCTACGCCTACGACGTGCGCGGCAGCGGCCCCGTACTGCTGGTCATCCCTGGCGGGGCCGGTCATCCCATGGGCCTGGAGGCCGTCACCACGCGCCTCGCCGAACGGTTCACCGTCGTGACGTACGACCCGCTGGGGCTGTCGCGCGGGCCGCTGGACGAGCCGGTCGGCGACCAGCGGGTGGAGGCGTGGAGCGACAACGCCCACCAGCTCCTCGAAGCCGTGCTTCCGGACGGCGAGTCCGCGTACGTCTTCGGCACCAGCTCCGGCGGCATCGTCGCCCTGGACCTGCTGGCCCGCCACCCTGAACGGCTGCGGCGCGTGGTCGCCCACGAGCCGCCGACCGTGGAGGTGCTGCCCGACGCGGCTCGACAGCGGGCGATGGTCGGGGAGGTGGACACGATCTGCCGCACGGAGGGTGTCGGGCCCGCGATGGCGCGCCTCAACGCCGGTCTGGAGTACCGCACTTGGACTCCTCCGACGCCGTCCCCGCGCCCGGCCGACGCGGACACGGGCACGGGCACCCCCATGGGCATCTTCCTCGCCCACGTCCTGCGCCCCTTCGCCACCCACACACCGGACCTGGACACCCTCAAGCGCCAGTCCTCCCGGCTCACCCTCGGCGCGGGCCACGACTCGCGGCACCAACTCCCGCACCGTACGGCCGTGTCGCTCGCCGAACACAGCGGCGCCGACCTCATCGAGTTCCCCGGGGGGCACCTGGGCTGTCTGGAACACCCCGTCGAGTTCGCGGAACGCCTCGCCCGTGCGCTACTTGCGGTCACCCCCCAGACGCAGCGCTGA